AACCACTTCAGGGAAACTCGCTCACCCTTCTTCCTTAACCCCAATATAATGGAAAAGTAACTGACCACGCATCAGCATGCCACGGTTCTATTACTGGCATGCAGCGCTGGCTGGTGCTTTGACCGACTGgatgtgtgtaaaatgtgtgagGGTGGCGCGTTGACTGGTAGGGGCACGATGTATGGACCCAGTCTCGGTATGTATGGAGGGGGTATGCCGGTGGAGTAAAACGCTGAGCTCCGCGCAGGCAGGCGTCAGGGCAGGCTCATTAAAGGGTTGAAATTCGAATACCGAACAAACTAAGATGTGAGTTTatgaaacaatataaaataacacagacCCCTAAAAACACGCTAGGAAAATGCATAAGATTATTATTGGAAGTAGCATCAAATgtacaggtttatttttaaaagttgtaaAGATCGAAAGTGTTAAAAAGTTTCTTTGAGCACTGTCAATTGCATGTCCTATCCTAGTCTCTGTGATTATGGatccatgtatttaaaataatgaatcgAGGTCTGGTACAGATACAGAAGCTGCTCTTGGATGTGACCCCGGGTAGATATTATTTTCCCCGCGGTGTTTAATGTTAGAATTCTCACAAAGGCTCCGGTAACCTGCAGGAGGGTGCGAGAGAACGAGGCTGGATATTATACATCTACACAGGCACGCAGGCACTCACGCCGCTGGCTTTTGTATCCATACAAAGGGACAACTTCTGTTTCCAAACATTAAGTTGGAATGCAGTTCAGAGCGGGTGAGGGGCGTGTGTAATATCTTAAAACATACAAGATAAAGCTAGAAGCGTCTATCTATCATCAAAGCGTGTGTATAGGCCTACGTACATATTAACAATGCCgacccccacacacccacactcacaaaCTGAGATCGCcgcttttaaaaagtgtaaagaCAGTAACCTCATGAAAGCTCCAGGACGGACTGTAGGTCTTTATTCTAAACCTGCATTTGCCGGTACGCATTGCTAGGTAATTTTGTGTTGCGCAACTCGTTACTTTATAGCTATCTTACACTCGCACTTTAGTGAACTCTCAGCATACGATAGCTATTGATTGCAAATCATCTGAGGCATGCACACCTTGACATGTTCTGTTTGACAAATAAAAAGCAGCTATGGCAACTGCTCAAGCGAACCCATTGAACACTTCTGGTCACGCCAGAGAAATACGCATTGGGCACTGCTGAGTTTAAAATCAAGACCGTGTAGCAGGAAGTCAATCTATGTGCCATCTTTGCCAAACAAACCCACACGTTTCTAAGAACAATACACCTGTTGTAGATTGTAACAATCAGCTGGCACAGGTAAGGGGATTTccttttgatgtttgttttgagGTCGGTACAGGAGAAGGTAAAGAATGAACAGGTGTTTCAGTAAATGCATTCACAGGCTTTAAAGTGATTTAAAGGGTTTAATGCAAGcgattctgtttttgtatttgtaaacttGACATTGTTGTATCTCAATTGGATTAATCAATTCATTTTTCGTTACACCACCTTCATATTAGACAGGGGTTAGGCGTGTGATCAATATATTGTTCAGATTTATGGATTAAAAGAGAacatcaagattaaaaccccttaTTTGATAACTCACAAATCCAGTCAATTAAAAGTCAGGCCATATTAACGGTAAACTTTAGGCATACTATATTATTGCCCTTGATATTTCagtatatatttgacattttattctGTTGATTCATACTTCTGTAGAAGATTTTCTATTCATCATAGAGATGTGTTGTTTAAGGCTCTttgtatgcatattttttttccagattatTGACTTTGTAATCAATCTAATTTGTCTACAGATTTGCATGAATCCATAAACATTTGATTTCTTACATCATACGCAGTTTTAATCTTATTTAAAAGCAAAGGTGTCCTTTTTTATATACGCTACAAGACCTAGGCTATTTATGTACATTCTGCAGTGTTATAAGGGAAATTCTCATCACACATGAGCTAGGCTAAAATGAatctatacaaaatacaaaaggaCTCCAGATTTGTAATGTTACAGCCTACTAAATGCATAAGGATATAAATGCAGTCTGTTGGATTTTCATTAGGGCAAGGCTGCTGTAATGAATTGAAAGCATTCTAATTGATACGCTGCCCAGCTGAGGGCACACTCTGGTGCAGCGTAGACAGCGTGCTGGGTCGGGGTAAATGTTTTAAGATTTATTTGGTGGCAGGAGGCGTGTGCAATGTGCCCTGACCCCCACCGCCCCACCCGACCTCTTCTATTGCactggaggtgggggggggggttgggtgtaAGAGGGCTGGAAAGGACCAGGGGAGCAGATGGCATTTTTTTTGTCCCCTGTGTGTCGGCTGTCATTCCGCCAGATTAATGCatgggtttgtaaaaaaaaaaaaaagaaaaaaaaacacacacacacaaaaaaaccaatTAAAGAAGGTCCTGGGGAGACAATGGGGCCACGTGCCACTGGGCAACAGTTGTTTGGGACTCATCTTTCAATAGACAAGCCAACTGTAGCAAACTGCTGGCCTGCCCGGTTTTCAAATTATTTCATGGCCTTGTTTATTTATGATTCAGCCAATGGCGAAGAGGGGAGAGCAGTCAcctgacttttcttttttttttgggccCTACAGTGCCTGGTCTCACAAAATAACTGAATAGTAATGGTAACCATGGCGACTCTAATTATTGTACTCTGACTACAGTAGGGGTTGTAGGAGGACTGAGTGGATTCAAGTGGCAGGCTTTCTTTTTACAAAGCCATCACcactttcttttacaaaaaaaaagaaggcatTCAGTTTTCTCatgggtgaaaaaaataaatacagaaacaggcCCCCAAAAAACCCCCAGAGTTCCTAAATAATTCACAAAGATAATATAAATGGAGGGATAGTTTTTGTTAACATCATTCATTTTACAATTAAGAAGATTTTCTACTGGATCCACAGTAGTTGCGGAGGGTGTGAGATCTGGGGTTCGAGAATATTCTTATTTCTAAATTCATCTTTTAATAAGATGGAACTACTGAAGGGAATCAATCATACtaacaaaaaatgtatagaataattttataatataatctagttagctttaataataataatgaaaaaaaataaacacgttgTTGACGATGGAAGTATTGAAACATCTTGAACTGTCTTTGATCAAAATATCCCAGTGGAGATGAGGAGGTAGCCTGGGGTTTCCAGTTTAAAATACCCCAGTGGAGATGAGGGGGTAGCCTGGGGTTTCCAGTTTAAAATACCCCAGTGGAGATGAGGGGGTAGCCTGGGGTTTCCAGTTTAAAATACCCCAGTGGAGATGAGGGGGTAGCCTGGGGTTTCCAGTTTAAAATACCCCAGTGGAGATGAGGGGGTAGCCTGGGGTTTCCAGTTTAAAATACCCCAGTGGAGATGAGGGGTTAGCCTGGGGTTTCCAGTTTAAAATACCCCAGTGGAGATGAGGGGGTAGCCTGGGGTTTCCAGTTTAAAATACCCCAGTGGAGATGAGGGGGTAGCCTGGGGTTTCCAGTTTAAAATACCCCAGTGGAGATGAGGGGGTAGCCTGGGGTTTCCAGTTTAAAATACCCCAGTGGAGATGAGGGGGTAGCCTGGGGTTTCCAGTTTAAAATACCCCAGTGGAGATGAGGGGGTAGCTTGGGGTTTCCAGTTTAAAATACCCCAGTGGAGATGAGGGGGTAGCCTGGGGTTTCCAGTTTAAAATACCCCAGTGGAGATGAGGGGGTAGCCTGGGGTTTCCAGTTTGAAGTCCGGTCCAGAACTCTGCCTGTGCTGCAGACGCCTGCTTCCTGCTGACTCCTGCAACTCTCTTGCATCATTACTTGCAGGCTGCTAACCTCCGACCCCTCCCAGCTGAGCGAGGACAACCTCCCCAGTGACCTGCAGTCCCTCTCCTGGCTGACCTCTGTGGACGTGCCCCGGCTACAGCAGATGGCAACAGGGCGCCTTGACTTCAGCATGAACTCCCAGAATTCCATGCTGGAGCAGCAAACAGGTAGCCAGTCACAAGACTACTCAAAAAATAATACATACGTGTatatagaaattattatttttattattaattatagtgTTACAATACAAAAGTACAGCAGTGCCAGTGTTATTTGATAAGTATGGTGTTGGTATTTAATTTATAGCACAccacctgttttattttattttttacatttctaaataaataaataaattgcattttatttgatttattgattttttttatttgttaatgaaGTTTCAAAGCTGGAGCCTTCAGCTGCCGTCAAAGTTTACCAAAACTGAGCACAATCTGGTAAAGAACAGGCTGCCATATTTCAGCACTTGAATACTGTATGATACCCTGACCCCTGAATCATCACACGAGATGTGGAGACAgccttgtgtgtttgtgtgttgcgAAAAACCTGACAGGGGTCATCAAAATAATGTCACAAAACCATTGTGACATCATCAATGTCGACGCGTGATGTCATCTTGTCAAGGCGGTATCTGATAAACACCCGGGTGGTTTTCTTTTCAGCCCAGATGAACAACATGAATGTAGCTGGAGGACAGGGTGCCATGATTCACATTCAGAGCAGCATGCAGAGCAGCCTCATGGGAATGAACACCATGGCAACCCACAGTGGTAATGTAAGTGTCTATCTGATGATGCAAAGTAAGGATTTAGAGAGACATGTATTTCAGAGTATGTAGACAGACCTTTCATAAATGATACACTTCTGCATACTATATAATTGTATGTATCGTCTGTCTGTGTATATGTGGTGTGCTTGTGCTTGtatatatgcatacacacacattacCCATGTTAAGTATTGCCTGTCTTGAGGGGATGAGATGTTTGTAGGTTTTCTTGCCCCTTGTTGAATGTTTCACGTTAGCCGAAAGCATGGTTTAACAGTTTGGAATGTCCTTTCGCACCGTCCAGATGACTCCGTACTCTATGAGTGGACAGCTATCCCCTAGCTACCAGCAACAGCACACGCTATACCAGCCTACTAGCCAGCAAGTCTACACCCTCTCACAGACCAGCCAGCAGGTAAGAAAGGAAAAGCACTTGCTTTTACAATTCTGGTCTTTCATATACCTGTTTTTCCCTTGAAGTTTAACTATACCGTCCCTGGAAAAATCAGTCCAGACCCTTTCCCTATATGCCTATTTGCTAACTGGTTGTCTGTTCCCCACCCAGTGCTCTCCAGTTGGTCTCTACAGCAACATCTCATACGGGACCCAAACCCAGTTCAGCCAGCCTCGCCTCGCCCCTCACAACCAGGACCTGCAGCCCAAATCCTACCCCAAACCCATCTACTCTTACAGGTGAGAACCTCGCCCCCTTCAGCAGGGCTCAGTGGTTGGTTAATCATATGTATTCCTGCAAAAGGTAACGTGCACTAGTGTGCAATAATNNNNNNNNNNNNNNNNNNNNNNNNNNNNNNNNNNNNNNNNNNNNNNNNNNNNNNNNNNNNNNNNNNNNNNNNNNNNNNNNNNNNNNNNNNNNNNNNNNNNNNNNNNNNNNNNNNNNNNNNNNNNNNNNNNNNNNNNNNNNNNNNNNNNNNNNNNNNNNNNNNNNNNNNNNNNNNNNNNNNNNNNNNNNNNNNNNNNNNNNNNNNNNNNNNNNNNNNNNNNNNNNNNNNNNNNNNNNNNNNNNNNNNNNNNNNNNNNNNNNNNNNNNNNNNNNNNNNNNNNNNNNNNNNNNNNNNNNNNNNNNNNNNNNNNNNNNNNNNNNNNNNNNNNNNNNNNNNNNNNNNNNNNNNNNNNNNNNNNNNNNNNNNNNNNNNNNNNNNNNNNNNNNNNNNNNNNNNNNNNNNNNNNNNNNNNNNNNNNNNNNNNNNNNNNNNNNNNNNNNNNNNNNNNNNNNNNNNNNNNNNNNNNNNNNNNNNNNNNNNNNNNNNNNNNNNNNNNNNNNCCCTGTACTAACTCTACACTAACCCTATACTGGCCCTGTACTAACTCTACACTAGCTTTATACTAGCCCTGTACTAACTCTACACTAGCCCTATACTAGCCTGTACTAGCTCTTAACTAGCTTCCTCATCACATAAGAGGCTTATATACAGCCTCAAGCTGTATATTAGCCAATACTAAATAGTTCCTCCTTGCATGGCATGCATTACCTGTCCCCTCCCTTACACTGAAGAGTTAAGAGTGATAGCCATTGTTTAGACATTTTGGATTACATTTGGTTTTCCAGCTGAGCCATTGTGAAAACCCCCCCTTCTTAATGCTGTACACTTGAATCTGCTCATAATAAAGTATGCGCTTTGCTAATTTAAATAGTACACCACGACACAATACCATACTTCCATGTCAAGTATCCTTCAGTACGAACACGGTTGCCCTTGTGCGGATGTACACTGCATCCTCTGATCTTGAGTGTGAATCGTTGCAGGATCCTGGATGACATAGAGGTGTATGAAGAGCAGATTTCCTTTAAAACAGAAGAGCTGGTCACCATCTCCTCCTTCCTCAACACCTTTGTGTATAAGATGATTTGGGACGGAATCCTGGGTGGGTGCACCTGCCTGAAACCGGGCCGGTTTACATGTTACAGGAACCTCTTTGTTAAAAAGGAAACATCTGATGGAAACCAGGACAGTACCAATAAAATAATTTGGGCCAGACTAGTGCAGGTGCAGctcagagcttatttaggagaTCAGATTACGTATTCCAAAAAAAGTTCCAACAGAAGCTTCATTGTTTACACAGCCTTGTGTAGCTCTGAATGTGAAAGACACAAATTGATAAGGAGTGTTAAACAATGGTGAACAACAATGATGTCCTGTGCTCTGGACTCACACCTTCATGCCTCCTCTTTGTGACTGTAGAGAATGCGAAAGGGGAGACCCTGGATCTCTTCCACTCAGTTCACGGCTGGCTGATGGTGCTGTACGAGCGGGACTGCCGCCGGAGGTTTGCACCAGATGATCACTGGCTGCGCAAGTAAGTTACACTGCCACCTAGGGGCTGGAATGAGCACTGCAGCTTATTCCCTGGAGGTGGTACAGCTACctgttagagctgagggatggGCTAAGCTAAGCTGGGAGACAGGGTGGCCTAGCATTAACATCAAGGGACTAGAGATGGTCTGAGGGACTTGGCTGCAGTGTGTCACAGTGGCGAAGAGAGGCTCTGACTgtaatgattgtttttttctccctgcTCTAAAGAGACCTGAAGCCCAGCCTCCTGTTCCAGGAGTTAGATAAGGGAAAGAGGAGAGCCCAGCTCTTACTGCAGTACATCCCACATGTCATTCCTCATAAAAACGTGAGTAGAGCCACATCTGGAGGTTACATCTATACATCATGGATGGAGAgaaggctcctattgcatagcagttcaccCATCCCAGGTATTAATATGAGCTGCTTATTAAAcccccagtaaaaccaggaatggatcaaactgctatgcaatgggggtcttatttctatccctgataCATGTACATCTCTGTTAATCTTTTAATTTATCTATGATAAGACCATGCTGTGCTCCCCAACACTCACAGACTTAGCTTTCCCATGCTGGTACTTCCCCCACTCTCACAGAcctagctttcccatgctgtactcccccactctcacagacctagctttcccatgctgtacttcccccactctcacagacctagctttcccatgctgtactcccccactctcacagacctagctttcccatgctgtacacccccactctcacagacctagctttcccatgctgtGCTCCCCAACACTCACAGACTTAGCTTTCCCATGCTGGTACTTCCCCCACTCTCACAGAcctagctttcccatgctgtactcccccactctcacagacctagctttcccatgctgtactcccccactctcacagacctagctttcccatgctgtactcccccactctcacagacctagctttcccatgctgtacacccccactctcacagacctagctttcccatgctgtactcCACCACTCTCACAGAcctagctttcccatgctgtactcCAACACTGTCACAGAcctagctttcccatgctgtactcCCCCACTCTCTCTCTTCTTGCAGAGAGTCCTGCTGTTCCGTAACATTGTAACAAAGGAGAAGGAGTCTCTGGGATTGGTGGAGACAAATTCGGCCTCGCCTCACGTCACCCACATTACCATCCGGCGCTCTCGCATGCTGGAGGTATGCATGTGCGCCAGTGCCCTTCTCTGCACACCTTTTCTAGTGGTCTGGAGATTTTGAAAGTAGTTCTTCTGGCGTGTGTGgtattctttgtgttttgtttgtttgtgctactattacagtacatacaataaatatgcaaattagatacaaatgtgttttttttactacCTAGATAAATGAAGGTTCGTAAATATTGATCCAGCTGTTAAATCTGCTAAATGAGTTGCTATTgtctttgttgtgtgtgtggtcaACTCCATGGGAACATGGTAGCCCTGGGGTGAAGTTCTGTGTACATGCATTGGGGTTCCCTGTAGTGAGCGTCTCTCTGCCGTCGCAGGACGGCTATGATCAGCTGCGCCGGCTGCCCATCAACTCCATCAAGGGTGTGATCCGGGTGAAGTTCGTGAACGACCTGGGGGTGGACGAGGCTGGCATCGACCAGGACGGAGTCTTTAAGGAGTTTCTAGAGGAGATCATCAAGAAAGTGTTTAACCCTGCCCTCAACCTCTTCAGGGTACGCAGCTTCCATTCGCTGTATTTCAACAGCTCTGGGTTTTGAAAAGGCTTTATCCTTGAGGTGACTAGTGATATCCAAGCACCTCCTACTTACAGAATAAAAAGAGGAGCAGGGTTATTCATGACTGATATCAACGTGAGCCTGGATTGGAATCGGTTGCATTCCATGaatgattttaaatataattatggGGAATAAATATCCGCAGTAATGCACAGGGTGTTTTGTAAATGGGTCTTTACTGTCTGTGCAGACGACCAGCGGGGATGAAAGACTCTACCCCTCGCCCACCTCCTACATCCACGAGAATCACCTGCAGCTTTTTGAGTTCGTGGGCAAGATGCTGGGGAAAGCCATCTACGAGGTGAGCTGGGTGCGGGGAGCAGTGGcgtttaaaaagaaactaaaagaaaccaaaacttagtggtgaacttgctgtgttttagGGGATCGTGGTGGACGTGCCTTTTGCTTCCTTTTTCTTGAGCCAAGTCCTCGGACACCATCACAGCACCTTCTACAGCTCCATCGATGAGCTGCCATCACTGGACTCCGAGTTTTACAAGAACCTCACGTCGATTAAGGTAAGAACTTGCACTTTTATCAAGATAATAAGCCACAGGATTCCAGtagtattttctgttcttttgtcATTCCTGTAATTACAGCAATGGTTTAAACCACACAGCTGTAGAACATATGTAGCAAAAACGTACATTTATGGAACTCTTACAAGGAGTGATGATAGGAGGCCGGTCCTGATGCGCCACGTGTTCTGTTTTCTTCATTCCAGCGCTATGACGGGGACGTTGGTGACCTTGGTCTGACCTTGTCTTACGATGAAGATGTCATGGGGCAGGTAATGTGGTATTGGTCATTCCTAGAGCACCTCTTGATAGGCATTGTTTAATACTGTTTGGTATTGAAATCCAAGCTGTGGATGGTAGACTGCAAGTTGAGGGTCTGAATCCACTGTGAATTCTCCTGCTGATATCCGAGGCAACTAAGAGTGCAGAGGGAGTGTTGGGTTTTGTTCCACTTGTTAAAGTCATGTGTTCTTGTGCTTCACAGCTGGTTTGCCATGAGCTAATTCCAGGAGGAAAGACCACGCTGGTTACCAATGAGAACAAgtaagaataaaataatttccactattgagtactgtattgtacattttcAGTCATTTTTGTGGATGCACTAGTAGATCTGTTCTAGAAAAGATGATGTGACAATGTTGTGACTCCAaggtgaatgaatgaatgaatgaaatcaGTAATTGCTGTAAACTGTCCGATTGCCTGTGGTGTTTTTCCAGGATCAGCTACATCCATCTGATGGCTCACTTCCGAATGCACACGCAGATTAAAGAGCCAACCA
The Polyodon spathula isolate WHYD16114869_AA chromosome 22, ASM1765450v1, whole genome shotgun sequence genome window above contains:
- the LOC121297053 gene encoding ubiquitin-protein ligase E3B-like, with protein sequence MIESEITPRMSGILGNSGQSHHPSAQDYRLLTSDPSQLSEDNLPSDLQSLSWLTSVDVPRLQQMATGRLDFSMNSQNSMLEQQTAQMNNMNVAGGQGAMIHIQSSMQSSLMGMNTMATHSGNMTPYSMSGQLSPSYQQQHTLYQPTSQQVYTLSQTSQQCSPVGLYSNISYGTQTQFSQPRLAPHNQDLQPKSYPKPIYSYSVNRCRILDDIEVYEEQISFKTEELVTISSFLNTFVYKMIWDGILENAKGETLDLFHSVHGWLMVLYERDCRRRFAPDDHWLRKDLKPSLLFQELDKGKRRAQLLLQYIPHVIPHKNRVLLFRNIVTKEKESLGLVETNSASPHVTHITIRRSRMLEDGYDQLRRLPINSIKGVIRVKFVNDLGVDEAGIDQDGVFKEFLEEIIKKVFNPALNLFRTTSGDERLYPSPTSYIHENHLQLFEFVGKMLGKAIYEGIVVDVPFASFFLSQVLGHHHSTFYSSIDELPSLDSEFYKNLTSIKRYDGDVGDLGLTLSYDEDVMGQLVCHELIPGGKTTLVTNENKISYIHLMAHFRMHTQIKEPTTAFIRGFRCIINPEWLHVFSTPEVQRLISGDNAEIDLEDLKKHTVYYGGFHSSHRVIIWLWDIMANDFTSEERAMFLKFVTSCSRPPLLGFAYLKPPFSIRCVEVSDDQDTGDTLGSVLRGFFTIRKKEPGGRLPTSSTCFNLLKLPNYSKKSILRDKLRYAISMNTGFELS